In Propionicimonas paludicola, a single window of DNA contains:
- a CDS encoding DNA methyltransferase yields the protein MPVSSPETKPGWPPEPASGRGRSHGTSGVEPFDRWFRYPAGFASDYAALLLDNLGLTSGTVVDCFAGSGVTGTAARSRGLNFVGIEAHPLVAELATLKLSPIATSGEVRELSQKVVASAHQPLSGATPDLEDEPDLVRRCFSPSVLDQLVRLRHLVRAHADTPASSYLKWALLGVLRDVADVKVGWPYQRPGVTRRAPYADPIARFTARAEIMASDLESIADSETHAEVLIGDARDGGVWSRIPEPAAACVASPPYLNNFDYADATRLELYFWGEVTTWGGMCREVRADMLTATTQQSSVGEKAAALDWLRNHTTETGERILSLVGLVEEAQAARGNRAKEYDRVVPAYFAAMASVLGHLHDHVEPGGAVLWLVGDSAPYGVHVDTPALVGGLAQDAGFDFAEDVRLRIRGNRWPSNADRHQVELSERLIVLRRATTAQP from the coding sequence ATGCCCGTATCGTCCCCCGAGACCAAGCCAGGATGGCCACCTGAACCCGCGTCGGGCAGGGGTCGGAGTCACGGCACGAGCGGCGTGGAGCCATTCGATCGATGGTTCCGATACCCCGCCGGGTTCGCGAGCGACTACGCGGCACTTTTGTTGGACAATCTCGGACTAACCAGCGGGACTGTTGTCGACTGCTTTGCCGGGTCAGGGGTGACAGGGACTGCCGCCCGCTCGCGAGGCCTCAACTTCGTGGGCATCGAGGCACATCCGCTTGTCGCCGAGCTGGCCACGTTGAAGCTTTCACCCATCGCAACTTCTGGCGAGGTACGCGAGCTGAGTCAGAAGGTAGTCGCGAGCGCGCACCAACCCCTCTCTGGCGCGACCCCTGATCTTGAAGATGAACCAGACCTGGTGAGGAGGTGCTTTTCCCCCTCTGTACTAGACCAACTCGTTCGACTCCGGCATCTTGTACGTGCTCACGCGGACACACCAGCGTCGAGTTACCTCAAGTGGGCGCTTCTCGGCGTACTTCGAGACGTAGCCGACGTGAAGGTCGGGTGGCCCTACCAGCGACCCGGCGTGACACGCCGAGCCCCCTATGCGGACCCCATCGCGCGATTCACCGCCAGAGCCGAGATCATGGCCAGCGATCTCGAGTCGATCGCCGATTCCGAGACACACGCGGAAGTTCTCATTGGCGACGCCCGCGACGGCGGAGTCTGGTCCCGAATCCCAGAACCAGCTGCCGCTTGTGTCGCATCGCCGCCGTACCTGAACAACTTCGACTATGCGGACGCCACCCGACTTGAGCTGTACTTCTGGGGAGAGGTGACCACTTGGGGCGGAATGTGCCGCGAGGTGCGCGCCGACATGCTCACCGCCACCACCCAACAGTCCTCCGTTGGGGAGAAGGCTGCGGCCTTGGATTGGCTGCGTAATCACACCACGGAGACCGGCGAACGCATCCTCAGCTTGGTGGGTCTCGTCGAGGAGGCGCAAGCAGCCCGCGGGAATCGCGCTAAGGAGTACGACCGAGTTGTGCCTGCGTACTTCGCCGCGATGGCCTCGGTACTGGGTCACTTACATGACCATGTTGAGCCGGGGGGTGCCGTCCTATGGCTCGTCGGAGACAGCGCTCCCTACGGGGTTCATGTCGACACCCCGGCCCTAGTTGGTGGTCTCGCGCAAGACGCCGGATTTGACTTCGCCGAAGACGTTCGACTCCGGATCCGAGGCAACCGGTGGCCTTCGAACGCGGACCGGCATCAGGTTGAGCTCTCTGAAAGGCTGATCGTCCTTCGACGCGCTACGACCGCGCAACCGTGA
- a CDS encoding RES domain-containing protein, translating to MEFDPIGQTGDTMCLGHITDPHLLRCVEEFATRGACTICVIASLTPTGQVINLEHLARVVHDFAKRRYNHYGFPADDGEQLMPPLDTDDVVERLLEDAVEPAALDSVTRRTAGLINEAQDWFEPFDEDRQAGIQFEWDDFEQSIKHESRLLSPAVGARPETAPEKNYAFVRSLLVLAEERAGLIRTLPRGRKLHRARIELDARELELKARDSPSIALGPAPAERVTAGRMNAQGVAMLYVALDAETACAEVASHSPYDEAVVGTFILQQPLRILDLTQVPPPRSVFDETSDEGAERLNALSFYRDRITRPVILDGSHPVDYVASQMLTEAFRWWTTPHLDGIAYPSRVREGGTNVVLFFGDPIWFEALGEPASRFARFLRQNDRGTAAPLFVIDHKTVRRYRVKRALSVERSIL from the coding sequence ATGGAGTTCGACCCGATTGGACAGACCGGCGACACGATGTGTCTCGGACACATCACAGATCCGCATCTTCTGCGCTGCGTCGAGGAGTTCGCGACGAGGGGTGCCTGCACGATCTGCGTCATTGCGAGTCTCACGCCGACCGGACAAGTCATCAATCTGGAGCACTTGGCAAGAGTCGTCCACGACTTCGCCAAACGCAGATACAACCACTATGGGTTTCCGGCGGATGATGGGGAGCAGCTCATGCCGCCCTTGGATACAGACGACGTCGTGGAGCGGCTGCTCGAGGATGCTGTCGAACCCGCTGCGCTGGACTCCGTGACGAGGCGGACGGCCGGACTCATCAACGAGGCTCAGGACTGGTTCGAGCCGTTCGACGAGGATCGACAAGCGGGAATCCAGTTCGAGTGGGACGACTTCGAGCAGAGCATCAAGCACGAGTCACGGTTGCTTTCGCCCGCAGTCGGCGCGCGGCCCGAGACAGCACCGGAGAAGAACTACGCCTTCGTGAGGTCTTTGCTGGTGCTCGCAGAGGAACGAGCTGGGTTGATTCGCACCCTCCCCAGAGGCAGGAAGCTGCACCGTGCTCGCATCGAGCTTGATGCTCGCGAGCTAGAGCTGAAGGCGCGCGACTCACCTTCCATCGCCCTTGGCCCGGCGCCCGCCGAACGGGTGACCGCCGGGCGAATGAACGCTCAGGGTGTGGCCATGCTGTACGTCGCCCTAGACGCAGAGACAGCATGTGCCGAGGTGGCGTCGCACAGCCCTTACGACGAGGCCGTGGTGGGAACGTTTATCCTCCAGCAGCCTTTGCGAATTCTCGACCTAACACAGGTGCCGCCGCCCCGGAGTGTCTTCGATGAAACGTCCGACGAAGGCGCCGAACGTCTGAACGCCCTGAGCTTCTACAGAGATCGCATTACACGCCCTGTCATCTTGGACGGGAGTCATCCGGTGGACTACGTGGCCTCTCAGATGTTGACGGAGGCGTTTCGGTGGTGGACGACCCCACACCTTGACGGCATCGCGTACCCATCGCGAGTTCGCGAAGGCGGGACCAACGTCGTTTTGTTCTTTGGGGACCCCATCTGGTTTGAGGCACTCGGTGAGCCAGCATCCCGCTTCGCTCGGTTCCTACGGCAGAATGACCGAGGCACCGCGGCTCCGCTCTTTGTGATTGACCACAAGACAGTTCGGCGCTATCGGGTGAAACGCGCCCTATCGGTCGAGCGCAGCATTCTCTGA
- a CDS encoding DUF6326 family protein, whose translation MTIRTDTPHLLDNPTIPVQAKLAAAWTSLMFLVIYIDYFHLYQPGEIDEIRGGTIFAFSISGTLMSIFFVVITIPALMVMLSMALPVRANRATNLVVAALYIPVMVFNAAGATRDYAFYYALTIGVEVLILAFILRSAWAWPRTSIVPAAPAPTASRHQGSM comes from the coding sequence ATGACTATCCGAACCGACACTCCGCACCTGCTCGACAACCCGACGATCCCCGTGCAGGCCAAGCTCGCCGCAGCCTGGACCAGCCTGATGTTCCTCGTCATCTACATCGACTACTTCCACCTCTACCAGCCCGGCGAGATCGATGAGATCCGCGGTGGCACCATCTTCGCGTTCAGCATCAGCGGGACATTGATGAGCATCTTCTTCGTGGTCATCACGATCCCGGCCCTGATGGTGATGCTCTCCATGGCGCTGCCCGTCCGCGCGAACCGAGCGACAAATCTCGTCGTGGCGGCTTTGTACATCCCGGTCATGGTGTTCAACGCGGCGGGGGCGACCCGGGATTACGCCTTCTACTACGCCCTCACCATCGGAGTCGAGGTGCTGATTCTGGCCTTCATCCTCCGCTCCGCCTGGGCCTGGCCCCGAACTTCTATCGTCCCGGCCGCCCCCGCGCCGACCGCCTCTCGACACCAGGGATCGATGTAG
- a CDS encoding NAD(P)-dependent alcohol dehydrogenase translates to MYEANTKARDEEASVGTEQRSKAAADPVPGTHKARTMRAAVQHRYGPPSVLESSEIEIPMPGRGEVLVRVGAASIHPGDYFIMTGRPYVVRLVFGLRRPRNGIPGRDLAGVVAAVGKDVTALRPGDEVFGWSTAGTLAEHACVPVDNLVPVPANLSLAEAAAVPTSAMTALQALRNIAKAQPGQTVLITGASGGVGSFAVQIAKALGAEVTAVCSTRNVDLVRSLGADHVVDYTTADFTRTGQRYDVILDNVEAQPLSAVRRALTPTGTLIPNSGHGGRWLGPIGRIITAHVLSGFTRQQLKPFTSVETRDDLLTLADLLATRQLTPVIDRTYRLDEAADALRYIGAGHTQGKVVITL, encoded by the coding sequence GTGTACGAAGCGAACACCAAGGCTCGCGACGAGGAGGCTTCTGTGGGAACCGAACAGCGATCAAAAGCCGCGGCGGACCCGGTGCCGGGGACGCACAAGGCGAGGACGATGCGCGCTGCCGTCCAGCACCGCTACGGCCCGCCCTCAGTGCTCGAGTCGTCCGAGATCGAGATCCCAATGCCTGGTCGCGGGGAGGTGCTCGTCCGGGTCGGCGCGGCGTCGATACATCCTGGCGACTACTTCATCATGACCGGGAGGCCGTACGTGGTGCGCCTGGTGTTCGGGCTCCGCCGACCGCGCAACGGCATTCCTGGCAGGGATCTGGCCGGCGTGGTCGCAGCAGTCGGGAAGGACGTCACCGCACTCCGCCCCGGCGACGAAGTGTTCGGCTGGAGCACCGCGGGAACGCTCGCGGAGCACGCCTGCGTGCCCGTAGACAATCTCGTCCCCGTGCCCGCGAACCTGTCGCTCGCAGAAGCGGCAGCTGTGCCCACCTCGGCCATGACGGCCTTGCAGGCGTTGCGCAATATCGCGAAGGCCCAGCCGGGCCAGACAGTGCTGATCACGGGCGCGTCGGGTGGAGTCGGCTCCTTCGCCGTCCAGATCGCCAAAGCACTCGGTGCCGAGGTGACGGCGGTGTGCAGCACCCGCAATGTCGACCTGGTTCGATCGCTCGGCGCCGACCACGTCGTTGACTACACGACGGCGGACTTCACTCGCACCGGACAGCGCTACGACGTCATCCTCGACAACGTGGAGGCCCAGCCGCTGTCGGCTGTTCGCCGAGCACTGACGCCCACCGGCACGCTCATCCCCAACAGCGGACACGGCGGCCGCTGGCTCGGCCCCATCGGCCGGATCATCACAGCGCATGTCCTGTCTGGGTTCACCCGTCAGCAGCTGAAGCCGTTCACGTCCGTCGAGACGCGCGATGACCTGCTCACCCTGGCCGACCTGCTCGCGACTCGGCAGCTCACGCCCGTCATCGACCGCACCTACCGCCTCGACGAAGCAGCTGACGCTCTGCGCTACATCGGGGCCGGCCACACCCAAGGGAAGGTGGTGATCACCCTCTGA
- a CDS encoding TetR/AcrR family transcriptional regulator C-terminal domain-containing protein yields the protein MAEAVRMADREGVDRLSMRRLASTLGAGAMSLYYYVASKEELLDAMIDVVFEEIELPSAEADWQSAMRREALSTRQVLARHPWAISLMESRTTPGPANLRHREAFTACLRKAGFSPLMATHANWLLNSYVYGYALQAASLPFETAHELADMVEDVYLPQLPAEEFPFLSESAAALVAVGYDPAEEFTFGLDLVLAALEPLRDPA from the coding sequence GTGGCCGAGGCGGTTCGTATGGCTGACCGCGAGGGGGTCGACCGGCTGAGCATGCGCCGGCTGGCCAGCACGCTCGGCGCGGGTGCCATGTCGCTCTACTACTACGTGGCGAGCAAGGAAGAGTTGCTGGACGCCATGATCGATGTCGTCTTCGAGGAGATCGAGCTGCCGTCCGCAGAAGCCGACTGGCAGTCGGCGATGCGCCGGGAGGCGCTGTCCACTCGCCAGGTTCTTGCCCGCCACCCCTGGGCCATCAGCCTGATGGAGTCACGGACGACGCCGGGGCCGGCCAACCTCCGCCACCGCGAAGCGTTCACCGCCTGCCTCCGAAAGGCCGGCTTCTCGCCCCTCATGGCGACGCACGCCAACTGGTTGCTCAACAGCTATGTCTACGGGTACGCCCTGCAGGCCGCCAGCCTGCCGTTCGAGACCGCCCATGAACTCGCGGACATGGTCGAGGACGTCTACCTTCCCCAGCTCCCTGCTGAGGAGTTCCCTTTCCTCAGTGAGTCCGCTGCGGCGCTCGTCGCGGTCGGTTATGACCCCGCCGAGGAGTTCACCTTCGGACTCGACCTCGTCCTGGCTGCCCTCGAGCCACTGAGGGACCCCGCGTAG
- a CDS encoding RNA polymerase sigma factor has product MSAANDFDTTLAAAKQGADWAWTAIYDEFAPGLLRFITSQGAAEPSDCLGECFVQVVRNLPGFTGDQAAFRAWLFLLARNRVVDEWRAARRRPSSPTDDVERLHEARHQTSAADAGVGEDQSVQQILAALPPDHRAVITLRVLDGFSVEETAQIIGKSAGAVRVIQHRAIKRLKNALARRTQ; this is encoded by the coding sequence GTGAGCGCTGCCAACGACTTCGATACCACCCTCGCGGCGGCCAAGCAGGGCGCCGACTGGGCCTGGACTGCGATCTACGACGAGTTCGCGCCGGGCCTGCTGCGGTTCATCACCAGCCAGGGCGCCGCGGAGCCGTCCGACTGTCTGGGCGAGTGCTTCGTCCAGGTGGTTCGCAATCTTCCCGGCTTCACCGGCGACCAGGCCGCCTTCCGAGCCTGGTTGTTCCTGCTGGCCCGCAACCGAGTGGTCGACGAATGGCGAGCTGCCCGGCGCCGACCCAGCTCCCCCACCGACGATGTGGAGCGGCTGCACGAAGCCCGCCACCAGACGTCGGCAGCCGACGCCGGCGTGGGTGAGGATCAGTCGGTCCAGCAGATCCTGGCCGCATTGCCACCCGACCACCGAGCAGTGATCACCCTGCGCGTCCTGGACGGGTTCAGCGTCGAAGAGACAGCCCAGATCATCGGCAAGTCGGCCGGCGCCGTCCGAGTGATCCAACACCGAGCGATCAAGCGACTGAAGAACGCTCTCGCGCGTCGCACCCAGTAA
- a CDS encoding PxKF domain-containing protein: MSKARLARTLIGVGLTLVLSSIGLVPASAASAPVITWDSQIVNGASYLFGEVPSAPTCTATEDGVPVTCTVEGYSAAVGTQVLTATGVASDGVTTTVDTRTYTVTAWRLKGFDRPVKNNVVNKVKAGSTVPLKFRVYQGATKAKSVSVVSSITAQRFDCASLALVGDPVSVTADRKGQRLRYYDGRFHQNWKTPKLSAPLSVTKAKGKKPVRTAACYRIVLTTQDASTLSATFQLR, translated from the coding sequence ATGAGCAAAGCCCGTCTGGCCCGCACCCTGATCGGGGTCGGTCTCACTCTCGTTCTGAGCAGCATCGGACTGGTTCCGGCCAGTGCGGCGTCGGCTCCCGTGATCACCTGGGACTCCCAGATCGTCAATGGGGCCAGCTACCTCTTCGGTGAGGTGCCCAGCGCTCCGACCTGCACCGCGACCGAGGACGGCGTCCCGGTCACCTGCACGGTCGAGGGCTACTCCGCTGCGGTCGGCACCCAGGTGCTCACCGCCACCGGTGTCGCCAGCGACGGTGTGACCACCACCGTGGACACTCGGACGTACACCGTGACCGCCTGGAGGCTGAAGGGCTTCGACCGGCCGGTCAAGAACAACGTCGTGAACAAGGTGAAGGCCGGTTCGACCGTGCCGCTGAAGTTCCGGGTCTACCAGGGCGCAACCAAGGCGAAGTCGGTCAGCGTGGTCTCCAGCATCACCGCGCAGCGCTTCGACTGCGCCAGCCTGGCCCTGGTCGGTGACCCGGTGTCGGTGACCGCCGACCGCAAGGGTCAGCGACTGCGCTACTACGACGGCCGGTTCCACCAGAACTGGAAGACCCCGAAGCTGAGCGCACCGCTGTCGGTGACCAAGGCCAAGGGCAAGAAGCCGGTCCGCACCGCCGCCTGCTACCGGATCGTGCTCACCACTCAGGATGCGTCGACGCTGTCGGCGACCTTCCAGCTCCGGTGA
- a CDS encoding DUF2231 domain-containing protein, translating into MASASKSIFTEFAEYLEEQPVLGRLSDRLELPLRHLLGHGPASDLLRGRALGHALHPVVVQLPIGALTSAMILDLTQGPGAARQSRLLTGLACLAALPAAATGLAEWTHADPRSRRVGVAHLGLNLLGVAGATTSYLLRRRNWTPAAAVWSGLAMAAVGLSGALGGHLTLVRKYGSHDQPSDGLGASSAAFGSATDPEEHSPTE; encoded by the coding sequence ATGGCGTCAGCATCGAAGTCGATCTTCACCGAGTTTGCCGAGTACCTAGAAGAACAACCCGTCCTGGGACGGCTGAGCGATCGGCTGGAGCTCCCCCTGCGTCACCTGCTCGGCCATGGGCCGGCCAGTGACTTGCTCCGCGGACGAGCGCTCGGGCACGCATTGCATCCAGTGGTGGTGCAGTTGCCCATCGGTGCTCTGACCAGCGCGATGATCCTGGATCTGACCCAGGGCCCGGGAGCCGCCCGGCAGAGCAGGCTGCTGACCGGACTGGCCTGTCTGGCCGCCCTGCCTGCGGCCGCCACCGGTCTTGCCGAGTGGACGCACGCCGATCCGCGAAGTCGTCGAGTAGGAGTCGCCCATTTGGGCCTGAACCTGCTGGGCGTGGCCGGCGCCACCACGTCCTACCTGCTGCGGCGGCGCAACTGGACGCCGGCGGCAGCGGTGTGGAGTGGCCTGGCGATGGCAGCAGTCGGACTGTCAGGTGCCCTCGGCGGGCACCTGACTCTGGTCCGCAAGTACGGCTCTCACGACCAGCCATCAGATGGCCTGGGCGCGAGCAGCGCTGCCTTCGGATCCGCGACCGATCCCGAAGAGCACTCGCCCACCGAATAG
- a CDS encoding DUF4383 domain-containing protein — protein sequence MTAQSMRPSRMTETPVQTAALIFGVVFGVVGILGFIPGVTTNYDQLMFAGHGSGAMLLGIFQVSILHNIVHLLFGVGGFVFSRMATSARSYLIWGGAVYAVLLVYGLVVPHDHGANFVPLNNADNWLHLVLAVAMIAAGFLLTRDRSAHIAPPSRQL from the coding sequence ATGACTGCACAATCCATGCGTCCCTCGCGCATGACCGAGACCCCGGTACAGACCGCGGCGCTGATCTTCGGCGTGGTCTTCGGGGTCGTCGGGATCCTCGGCTTCATCCCCGGGGTCACGACCAACTACGACCAGCTGATGTTCGCCGGGCACGGCTCGGGAGCCATGCTGCTGGGGATCTTCCAGGTCTCGATCCTGCACAACATCGTCCACTTGCTGTTCGGAGTCGGCGGCTTCGTCTTCTCTCGGATGGCCACGTCGGCCCGGTCGTACCTGATCTGGGGCGGCGCGGTCTACGCGGTGCTGCTCGTCTACGGACTGGTCGTCCCGCACGATCACGGCGCCAACTTCGTCCCGCTGAACAACGCCGACAACTGGCTCCACCTCGTGCTGGCGGTCGCCATGATCGCCGCGGGCTTCCTGCTCACCCGTGACCGCAGCGCACACATCGCTCCGCCGTCCCGGCAGCTCTAG
- the tig gene encoding trigger factor — protein MPSTVEQLNPSRVKLTIEIPFADLKPHLDKAYREIASQVSIPGFRKGKVPNLVIDQRFGRAAVLQEAINAALPTAYEAAIIESEIVPLGEPAIEVTKLEDGDVIEFTAETDVRPEFSVPDFAKLKATVEPLREVEAEVAERIDLLRRRFATSVEVDRAAADGDQVVIDLVGTRDGEPLEDATADGVSYVLGSGGMIDGLEEAVIGLKAGDTAEFSSTLVGGAFEGEPADIKVTVKKVNEQKLPELDDEFASMISEFDTVEEMKDDLAKAVEQLLANEQQAEGRNKVLEALVAAAELELPETFLSSQLAAQRSQIETQLAQAGLTLERYLTQSQDDAGTPEEFWKRQDEGLERALKAQLILDKIAEDNEVTTEQSDLTQLIVSKAAANGTSPEQELQHMMEHGHANEWLGEIRRNKALGLVLDKAKIVDTAGKKVTLTAPEAADTLPEE, from the coding sequence TTGCCCAGCACCGTCGAGCAGCTCAATCCGTCCCGGGTGAAGCTCACCATTGAGATCCCCTTCGCCGATTTGAAGCCCCATCTGGACAAGGCATACCGCGAGATCGCTTCGCAGGTGTCCATCCCGGGCTTCCGCAAGGGCAAGGTGCCGAACCTGGTGATCGACCAGCGCTTCGGCCGGGCCGCAGTCCTGCAGGAGGCGATCAACGCCGCACTGCCCACCGCCTACGAGGCGGCCATCATCGAGTCCGAGATCGTCCCGCTGGGCGAGCCGGCCATTGAGGTGACCAAGCTCGAGGACGGCGACGTCATCGAGTTCACCGCTGAGACCGACGTCCGCCCCGAGTTCTCCGTGCCGGACTTCGCCAAGCTCAAGGCCACCGTCGAGCCGCTGCGTGAGGTCGAGGCCGAGGTCGCCGAGCGGATCGACCTGCTGCGTCGTCGCTTCGCCACCTCCGTGGAGGTCGACCGCGCCGCCGCCGACGGCGACCAGGTCGTCATCGATCTGGTCGGTACCCGCGACGGCGAGCCGCTGGAGGACGCCACTGCGGACGGGGTCAGCTACGTGCTCGGCTCCGGCGGCATGATCGACGGTCTGGAGGAGGCCGTGATCGGTCTCAAGGCCGGCGACACTGCCGAGTTCTCCTCGACCCTTGTCGGTGGCGCCTTCGAGGGCGAGCCGGCCGACATCAAGGTCACCGTCAAGAAGGTCAACGAGCAGAAGCTCCCCGAGCTGGACGACGAGTTCGCCTCGATGATCTCCGAGTTCGACACCGTCGAGGAGATGAAGGACGACCTGGCCAAGGCCGTCGAGCAGCTGCTCGCCAACGAGCAGCAGGCCGAGGGTCGCAACAAGGTCCTGGAGGCGCTGGTCGCCGCGGCCGAGCTCGAACTGCCGGAGACCTTCCTGAGCAGCCAGCTGGCCGCTCAGCGCTCTCAGATCGAGACCCAGCTGGCTCAGGCCGGGCTGACCCTCGAGCGCTACCTGACCCAGTCGCAGGACGACGCCGGCACTCCGGAGGAGTTCTGGAAGCGTCAGGACGAGGGCCTGGAGCGCGCGCTGAAGGCGCAGCTGATCCTGGACAAGATCGCCGAGGACAACGAGGTGACCACCGAGCAGAGCGACCTCACTCAGCTGATCGTGTCGAAGGCCGCGGCCAACGGCACCAGCCCCGAGCAGGAGCTGCAGCACATGATGGAGCACGGCCACGCCAACGAGTGGCTGGGCGAGATCCGTCGGAACAAGGCCCTGGGCCTGGTGCTGGACAAGGCCAAGATCGTCGACACCGCCGGCAAGAAGGTCACCCTGACCGCTCCGGAGGCGGCGGACACCCTCCCCGAGGAGTGA
- a CDS encoding ATP-dependent Clp protease proteolytic subunit, giving the protein MAGGPGGVGMSDSVYQSLLANRIIFLGSEVKDDNANAICAQMLLLNAEDPVKDIYLYINSPGGSVDSGMAIYDTMQWISNDVATVAMGLAASMGQFLLSSGAKGKRFALPHSRIMMHQPSGGLGGTASDIRIQAEQSLHIKKTMSSLIAEHTGQTVEQIEKDSDRDRWFTAEEALAYGFIDHVYERAAQIKIADAPNQ; this is encoded by the coding sequence ATGGCGGGCGGTCCCGGTGGAGTCGGCATGTCCGACTCGGTCTACCAGTCGCTTCTGGCGAACCGGATCATCTTCCTGGGATCCGAAGTCAAGGACGACAATGCGAACGCCATCTGCGCGCAGATGCTGCTGTTGAACGCCGAAGACCCGGTCAAGGACATCTACCTGTACATCAACTCCCCGGGTGGCTCGGTCGACTCCGGCATGGCGATCTACGACACCATGCAGTGGATCTCCAACGACGTCGCCACTGTGGCCATGGGCCTGGCCGCGTCGATGGGCCAGTTCCTGCTTTCGTCCGGTGCCAAGGGCAAGCGGTTCGCGCTGCCGCACAGCCGGATCATGATGCACCAGCCGTCCGGTGGCCTGGGCGGAACGGCCTCCGACATTCGGATCCAGGCCGAGCAGTCGCTGCACATCAAGAAGACCATGTCCTCGCTGATCGCAGAGCACACCGGTCAGACCGTGGAGCAGATCGAGAAGGACTCCGATCGGGACCGTTGGTTCACCGCGGAGGAAGCTCTCGCCTACGGCTTCATCGACCACGTCTACGAGCGGGCCGCGCAGATCAAGATCGCCGACGCCCCGAACCAGTGA
- a CDS encoding ATP-dependent Clp protease proteolytic subunit — MSTLPHGLAPVGPSMDYYIPQWEERTSYGMRRVDPYTKLFEDRIIFLGTPISDDIANAVMAQLLCLQSMDPERPISIYLNSPGGSFTALTAIYDTMRYIKPDVQTVCLGQAASAAAVLLAAGTKGKRLALPNSRILIHQPATEGGYGQSSDLEIQAREILRIRSLMEGMLAESTGQSVEKISRDIERDKYLTAEEAVEYGIVDDILTSLKDIQP; from the coding sequence ATGAGCACCCTGCCCCATGGGCTGGCGCCGGTCGGCCCCAGCATGGACTACTACATCCCGCAGTGGGAGGAGCGCACCTCCTACGGCATGCGTCGGGTCGACCCGTACACCAAGCTCTTCGAGGACCGGATCATCTTCCTGGGCACCCCGATCAGCGACGACATCGCCAATGCCGTCATGGCCCAGCTGCTGTGTCTGCAGTCGATGGATCCGGAGCGTCCGATCAGCATCTACCTGAACTCGCCCGGTGGCTCGTTCACGGCGCTGACCGCGATCTACGACACCATGCGCTACATCAAGCCGGACGTTCAGACGGTCTGCCTGGGTCAGGCGGCCTCGGCTGCGGCCGTGCTGCTGGCAGCGGGCACCAAGGGCAAGCGGCTCGCCCTGCCGAACAGCCGGATTCTGATCCACCAGCCGGCCACCGAAGGCGGCTACGGGCAGTCCTCCGACCTGGAGATCCAGGCCCGGGAGATCCTGCGGATCCGTTCGCTCATGGAGGGCATGCTCGCCGAGAGCACCGGCCAGAGTGTGGAGAAGATCAGCCGGGACATCGAGCGGGACAAGTACCTGACCGCCGAGGAGGCCGTTGAGTACGGCATCGTCGACGACATCCTGACCTCGTTGAAGGACATCCAGCCCTGA